The Bacillota bacterium nucleotide sequence CGAACCTGGATTTGCTTCCGGTTCCACCGTTCAAGCTCGCCACCATTCTTGGGAACCTGCTGGACAACGCAATAGATGCCCTCACCGAGTATGATGGTGCCAAGTCCATCAGGCTTCTGGTGCGTGAAGCCGGTGGATTTGTCGATTTCGAGGTGTGGGACAGTGGCGGGCCCATTCCACGGGAGGTCCTCACCCATCTCTTCCAGAAAGGGTTCACAACCAAGGACGGGAAAGGCAGCGGCCTGGGCCTGTTCACCTCCAGGCATCTGGCCGAAGAGTTGGGTGGGACCATAAAGGTTCGCACGTCCACAAGAGGCGGCAACTCATTCCTGGTCAGACTGCCGAGAGCAGGGAACGCGGCTACCAAGAGAGGAACAGGGGCATGTTCGTCGACTATGTAGAGGTCCACGCGAAAGCTGGAGACGGCGGCGACGGGGCTGTGGCATTCAGACGCGAGAAGTTCGTCCCGAGGGGTGGGCCTGCCGGTGGGGACGGGGGACGCGGCGGGGACGTTGTGGCCGTGGCCGACCAGTCGCTTCGGACGCTGATGGACTTCAGATACCAGAAGCACCTTCGCGCGGGCTCCGGCGGCCGGGGCGGGGTCAACAAGATGTTCGGGGCCGACGGCGCGGATCTGGTAGTAGGTGTCCCTGTCGGGACCGTGATCAGGGACCGCGCGACAGGCGAGGTTATCTCGGACCTTGTGTCCCCTGGGCAAAGGGCTGTGTTGGCCCGCGGGGGTCGCGGGGGCAGGGGAAACGCCAGGTTTGCGAACTCGGTCCGGCAGACCCCGCGGTTCGCCGAGAAAGGTGAGCCGGGCGAGGAGAGAGACCTCGTATTCGAACTGCGGGTCCTTGCTGATGTCGGTCTTGTCGGGTACCCGAATGCCGGAAAGTCTACTCTCCTCGCGCGCATATCAGCCGCTCGGCCCAAGATTGCGGACTATCCCTTCACTACGCTCAGCCCGGTGCTCGGGGTGGTAGAAGCCGCAGGTACCAGTTTCGTGGTTGCCGACATCCCCGGTCTGATCGAGGGCGCCTCTCGGGGGGCG carries:
- the obgE gene encoding GTPase ObgE — protein: MFVDYVEVHAKAGDGGDGAVAFRREKFVPRGGPAGGDGGRGGDVVAVADQSLRTLMDFRYQKHLRAGSGGRGGVNKMFGADGADLVVGVPVGTVIRDRATGEVISDLVSPGQRAVLARGGRGGRGNARFANSVRQTPRFAEKGEPGEERDLVFELRVLADVGLVGYPNAGKSTLLARISAARPKIADYPFTTLSPVLGVVEAAGTSFVVADIPGLIEGASRGAGLGHEFLRHVMRTRLLVHLVDVSGTVERSPVEDYDSIRRELAQYDQEYGAGLGAKPEVVVANKIDVPGAVERAAEFHATMGQRGTPVHRISGLTGEGVDHLLYVIAARLAEIEETATGKAETENVTAPPRRYTVRRPRLRDVSVSRDGDVYVVSGEGVESLCRRTNIANEDALKRFYMMLVRAGIIDSLREAGMVEGDTVRIGDVEFEFVESYAAMKQ